A section of the Ictalurus punctatus breed USDA103 chromosome 8, Coco_2.0, whole genome shotgun sequence genome encodes:
- the si:ch211-176l24.4 gene encoding serine/arginine repetitive matrix protein 1 has product MTKARAKLILSPAVHQKEMASMKVLGCIPLDNTFLDDPKKRKKKKAKKLKREKLDKQKSQPKGQGSLKDYDDICDSNLSAQWPEIKKKKKKRKKKPDVSLNEEFSLTQNKNKLSKRHKNRDSNCAVDARTAEHGVRSGPGEQEAVQPILRSIQKEKKHKKRVAFNLSPVLHEPKPLQNPFPVRNILQTQYSGTDKKPSFNIVFPAEGRHSKPAMEENGMESQSTLDDINSQDLFITQKSFSDPYIDLCSSTSAEEALEPQGYTEIYPEPQSYTASSAKKCSCPEPHTASSPRKLSGPETHCYTVTSPRKRSCPEPQSYTVSSLRKRSCPEPQSYTVSSPRKRSCPEPQSYTVLSPRKRSCPEPQSYTVSSPRKRSCPEPQSYTVSSPRKWSSPEHQSSPRKPSHLLKLNASTQTENFFTSPLLATSLRFSHCSTCTEEPIDLSLTKKSRLHQSEVVSKPFEDRHHPELYVTDLTQSEESDSHLKGKADLSQLKVVQTRLNESFFFRLKGEGDSPKPSSPLMKFSGSVEKKKL; this is encoded by the coding sequence AAAGAGATGGCTTCCATGAAGGTGCTAGGGTGCATACCATTAGACAACACTTTTTTGGATGACCCGAAAAAACGCAAGAAGAAAAAGGCTAAGAAATTGAAAAGGGAAAAGTTGGATAAACAGAAATCGCAGCCAAAAGGTCAAGGGAGTTTGAAGGATTACGATGACATTTGTGACTCAAACCTCTCTGCACAGTGGCCAGAgatcaagaagaagaagaagaaacggaAAAAGAAACCCGATGTCAGTTTAAATGAGGAGTTTTCCCTGACgcagaataaaaacaaactgtcAAAGCGACACAAGAACAGAGACAGTAACTGTGCTGTGGACGCACGCACGGCTGAGCACGGTGTCCGATCAGGTCCTGGCGAACAGGAAGCGGTGCAGCCAATTTTAAGATCAATCcaaaaagagaagaaacacaaaaagagAGTTGCCTTTAATCTGTCACCGGTGTTGCACGAACCTAAACCACTTCAAAATCCTTTCCCAGTGAGAAATATCCTTCAAACACAATACTCCGGCACTGACAAAAAGCCATCGTTTAACATCGTATTTCCTGCAGAAGGACGTCACAGCAAGCCAGCCATGGAAGAAAATGGCATGGAATCTCAAAGTACATTGGATGACATCAACAGCCAAGATCTCTTCATCACCCAGAAGTCCTTCTCAGATCCTTATATAGACCTTTGTAGCAGCACGAGTGCTGAGGAAGCTCTAGAACCACAGGGTTACACAGAGATATATCCAGAACCTCAGTCTTATACAGCATCATCAGCAAAGAAATGTTCATGTCCAGAACCTCATACAGCGTCATCACCAAGGAAACTGTCAGGTCCAGAAACTCATTGTTatacagtgacatcaccaaggaAACGGTCATGTCCAGAACCTCAGTCTTATACGGTGTCATCACTAAGGAAACGGTCATGTCCAGAACCTCAGTCTTATACGGTGTCATCACCAAGGAAACGGTCATGTCCAGAACCTCAGTCTTATACAGTGTTATCACCAAGAAAAAGGTCATGTCCAGAACCTCAGTCTTATACAGTGTCATCACCAAGGAAAAGGTCATGTCCAGAACCTCAGTCTTATACAGTGTCATCACCAAGGAAATGGTCATCTCCAGAACACCAATCATCACCAAGGAAACCATCGCACCTTCTCAAACTCAATGCTTCAACTCAGACTGAAAACTTCttcacctctcctctcctcgCTACTTCTCTCAGGTTCAGTCACTGCAGCACATGCACCGAAGAACCGATAGACCTGAGCCTGACGAAAAAATCCAGGCTTCATCAGTCGGAAGTCGTCAGTAAACCCTTCGAAGATCGGCATCATCCTGAGCTGTATGTAACAGACCTGACGCAGAGCGAAGAAAGCGACTCGCACTTAAAGGGCAAAGCTGACCTGTCCCAGCTAAAAGTGGTTCAGACACGCCTCAACGAGTCGTTCTTCTTCAGGCTGAAGGGAGAAGGGGATTCACCTAAGCCCAGCTCACCACTCATGAAGTTCTCAGGAAGTGTCGAGAAGAAGAAGCTGTGA